In Hasllibacter sp. MH4015, the following proteins share a genomic window:
- a CDS encoding GNAT family N-acetyltransferase, with product MSLGVEALTGPALDAALPDLARLRITVFRAFPYLYDGDAENEARYLASYRDTPRAVLIAARDGDRIVGAATGMPLSDHADAAQIEGAPFAPADVFYCAESVLLPDYRGRGLGHRFFDLREAHARALGFPLSAFCAVARAPDHPQRPADYRPLDPFWRKRGYAPVPGAQAHFDWTDVGDTAPTTKILNVWTRAL from the coding sequence ATGAGCCTTGGGGTGGAGGCACTGACCGGCCCCGCGCTCGATGCCGCGCTGCCCGACCTTGCGCGGCTGCGCATCACGGTGTTCCGGGCGTTTCCCTATCTCTACGATGGCGATGCGGAGAATGAGGCGCGCTACCTCGCATCCTACCGCGACACTCCCCGCGCCGTCCTGATCGCCGCGCGCGACGGCGACCGGATCGTGGGGGCCGCCACGGGCATGCCGCTCAGCGATCACGCCGATGCCGCCCAGATCGAAGGCGCGCCCTTCGCACCCGCCGATGTGTTCTATTGCGCCGAAAGCGTGCTCTTGCCGGACTATCGGGGCAGGGGCCTCGGCCACCGCTTCTTCGATCTGCGGGAGGCCCATGCCCGCGCGCTCGGCTTTCCGCTTTCCGCGTTTTGTGCGGTGGCACGCGCGCCCGACCATCCCCAGCGCCCCGCCGATTACCGCCCGCTCGATCCCTTCTGGCGCAAACGCGGCTACGCGCCCGTGCCCGGCGCGCAGGCGCACTTTGACTGGACCGATGTGGGCGATACCGCGCCCACCACCAAGATCCTGAACGTCTGGACCAGAGCCTTATGA
- a CDS encoding ketosteroid isomerase-related protein: MDSTDLITRYYAAFNAGDIDGMIACLAPDIAHHVNEGQIRTGTDAFRAFCTYMERCYTEQLTDIVVMATPDGTRAAAEFTVNGTYLQTDEGLPEARGQTYRLPAGGFFSIEGGRITRIVTYYNLADWIAQVSAR, from the coding sequence ATGGACAGCACCGACCTCATCACCCGCTACTACGCCGCCTTCAATGCCGGGGACATCGACGGCATGATCGCCTGCCTCGCCCCCGACATCGCCCACCACGTCAACGAGGGGCAAATCCGCACCGGCACCGACGCCTTCCGCGCCTTCTGCACCTATATGGAGCGGTGCTATACGGAGCAGCTGACTGACATCGTCGTCATGGCCACGCCCGATGGCACCCGCGCAGCGGCGGAATTCACTGTGAACGGAACCTACCTCCAGACGGATGAGGGCCTGCCGGAGGCGCGGGGCCAGACCTATCGCCTGCCCGCCGGCGGTTTCTTCAGTATCGAGGGCGGGCGGATCACCCGGATCGTCACCTATTACAACCTCGCCGACTGGATCGCACAGGTCTCCGCCCGATGA
- a CDS encoding MATE family efflux transporter — translation MAESGKRDLTKGPIWKALTAMSAPMSFGIFSVIAVGLADAYFLGQVSGAALAAVGFIYPVITAITSLAIGLSAGANATLSQGVGAGKDTDDVQRLGLHAIGLGLALALVIGALIWLIFPFIFSALGAEGEVAEEVAAYMPLWALSFPFLVTMMITNAVFRAHGDGATSAAIMVVAAFFGIALNPILIFGWGPIPEMSTAGAATSTLIGRVIAMALALWLAWRRGLLGVCGNVLSGLWGSVRSILSVGLPASMSNAINPAGMALVTAAVATVGDAAVAGFGAAGRVQSILLVPLMAVSAGIGPVVGQNWGAEKYGRVTQATSWAFGFSLAYGAVVGIVLFTLASPIAGLLASGEEDQGYAAQYLRIVGLTLFGYGILVIGNAAMNARDKALWSMSLSLGRILLIYLPLAWIGVWTFGYIGIVFAAALANILGAVGAIYAATRTDLLRLPEGWWKSGTAQRA, via the coding sequence ATGGCCGAGAGCGGCAAGAGAGACCTGACCAAGGGCCCGATCTGGAAGGCCCTGACCGCCATGTCGGCCCCGATGAGTTTCGGCATCTTCTCGGTCATCGCGGTGGGTCTGGCGGATGCCTATTTCCTGGGCCAGGTCAGCGGGGCCGCATTGGCGGCGGTGGGCTTCATCTATCCGGTCATCACGGCCATCACGTCGCTTGCCATCGGGTTGAGTGCCGGGGCCAATGCAACGCTGTCCCAAGGGGTCGGGGCGGGCAAGGACACCGACGATGTGCAGCGCCTTGGCCTGCACGCGATCGGCCTTGGCCTTGCGCTGGCGCTTGTGATCGGCGCGCTGATCTGGCTGATCTTCCCGTTCATCTTCTCCGCCCTCGGCGCGGAGGGTGAGGTGGCCGAAGAGGTCGCCGCCTACATGCCGCTTTGGGCGCTGTCGTTCCCGTTTCTCGTCACGATGATGATTACCAACGCGGTGTTTCGCGCCCATGGCGACGGGGCGACCTCGGCGGCGATCATGGTGGTGGCGGCGTTTTTCGGCATCGCGCTCAACCCGATATTGATTTTCGGCTGGGGTCCGATCCCGGAGATGTCCACGGCGGGTGCTGCCACGTCTACGTTGATCGGGCGGGTGATCGCCATGGCGCTGGCCCTGTGGCTGGCGTGGCGGCGCGGCCTTCTGGGGGTATGCGGCAACGTGCTGAGCGGCCTTTGGGGCAGTGTGCGGTCGATCCTGAGCGTGGGGCTGCCCGCGTCGATGTCCAACGCGATCAACCCGGCCGGTATGGCGCTGGTGACGGCGGCGGTGGCGACGGTGGGCGACGCTGCCGTGGCAGGTTTCGGCGCGGCGGGCCGGGTGCAATCCATCTTGCTGGTGCCGTTGATGGCCGTCTCCGCCGGTATCGGACCCGTGGTCGGCCAGAATTGGGGCGCGGAGAAATACGGCCGCGTCACGCAGGCGACATCTTGGGCCTTCGGGTTTTCGCTGGCCTATGGCGCGGTGGTCGGGATCGTTCTGTTCACCCTCGCCTCCCCCATCGCGGGGCTGTTGGCGTCGGGCGAGGAAGATCAGGGATATGCCGCGCAATACCTGCGCATCGTGGGCCTGACCCTGTTCGGCTACGGCATCCTTGTGATCGGAAACGCGGCGATGAATGCCCGCGACAAGGCGCTTTGGTCCATGTCGCTGAGCCTTGGGCGTATCTTGTTGATCTATCTGCCGCTGGCGTGGATCGGCGTCTGGACCTTCGGCTATATCGGCATCGTCTTTGCAGCCGCCCTTGCCAATATCCTGGGTGCCGTCGGCGCGATCTATGCCGCGACGCGCACCGATCTTCTGCGTCTGCCGGAGGGGTGGTGGAAGAGCGGGACGGCGCAGCGGGCCTGA
- a CDS encoding low molecular weight phosphatase family protein, whose translation MAEGLMKKFYGHRAYVQSAGVKHELEIDGFAVSVCAELGVELERHRVRSFDEMEQWGDDLTGFDLIVALSPASQRRALDMTRTFHIDVEYWPIIDPTGLGETRDAKLASYRQARDQIVTRMQDRFGPPTEA comes from the coding sequence ATGGCCGAGGGGCTGATGAAGAAATTCTACGGCCACCGCGCCTATGTGCAATCCGCGGGCGTCAAGCACGAGCTGGAGATTGACGGCTTCGCGGTCTCCGTCTGCGCCGAATTGGGGGTGGAGCTGGAACGCCACCGCGTCCGCTCCTTCGACGAGATGGAGCAATGGGGCGACGACCTGACCGGCTTCGACCTGATCGTCGCCCTCAGCCCCGCCAGCCAGCGCCGCGCCCTCGACATGACGCGCACGTTTCATATCGACGTGGAATACTGGCCGATCATCGACCCCACCGGCCTGGGCGAGACGCGGGACGCGAAGCTTGCCAGCTACCGCCAGGCCCGCGACCAGATCGTGACCCGGATGCAGGACCGGTTCGGCCCCCCGACAGAGGCGTAA
- a CDS encoding UPF0262 family protein, producing MHISHIEIDTDGLPAPTPEIEQERKVAIFDLLEENTFSIPRDDVPDGPYRVTLAIREKRLVFDVDTDAGEPAAEFHLSLSPFRQTVKDYWQICESYFNAVKTLPPNQIETIDMARRGIHNEGARLLQERLDGKAEVDTDTARRLFTLICVLHFGA from the coding sequence ATGCATATCAGCCATATCGAGATCGACACCGACGGTCTGCCCGCCCCCACGCCCGAGATCGAGCAGGAGCGCAAGGTCGCAATCTTCGACCTGCTGGAGGAGAACACGTTCTCCATCCCCCGCGATGACGTCCCCGATGGCCCCTACCGCGTGACCCTCGCGATCCGGGAAAAGCGGCTGGTCTTCGACGTCGACACCGACGCGGGCGAACCGGCCGCCGAATTCCACCTGTCGCTGTCGCCGTTCCGCCAGACCGTCAAGGATTACTGGCAGATCTGCGAGAGTTACTTCAACGCCGTCAAGACGCTGCCCCCCAACCAGATCGAGACGATCGACATGGCCCGGCGCGGCATCCACAACGAAGGCGCGCGGCTCTTGCAAGAACGCCTCGACGGCAAGGCGGAGGTCGATACCGACACCGCGCGGCGCCTTTTCACCCTGATCTGTGTCCTGCATTTCGGAGCGTGA
- the hisD gene encoding histidinol dehydrogenase, whose protein sequence is MPQFLDTTEADFEARFAALLEMKREDSADVDDIVAGIIADVRARGDAALIELTETFDRLTLTPETLAFSQDEIAEAAARVPEAERRALELAADRIRAYHVRQMPEDARWTDPEGATLGWRWNAVSAAGLYVPGGLASYPSSVLMNAIPAQVAGVEHLVICAPTPDGVANPLVLLAAQLSGVETIYRIGGAQAIAAMAYGTETIAPVDKITGPGNAFVAAAKRRVFGRVGIDMIAGPSEILVIADRDNDPDWIATDLLSQAEHDESAQSILITDDAAFGRAVAQAVETQLETLPRAAIAGPSWRDNGAIILVRDLDQAATLSDRIAPEHLELCVADPDALFDKITHAGAVFLGQWTPEAIGDYIGGPNHVLPTARSARFSSGLNVLDFMKKTTLARMNPDALKAIGPAAEILATSEGLGAHAASVRARLDRLNREGEV, encoded by the coding sequence ATGCCGCAATTTCTTGATACCACGGAGGCCGATTTCGAGGCCCGCTTCGCCGCCCTTCTGGAGATGAAGCGGGAGGACAGCGCGGATGTGGACGACATCGTGGCCGGTATCATCGCCGATGTGCGCGCGCGCGGCGACGCGGCCTTGATCGAGCTCACCGAGACATTCGACCGCCTGACCCTGACCCCCGAGACGCTGGCCTTTTCCCAAGACGAGATCGCGGAGGCCGCCGCCCGCGTGCCGGAGGCGGAGCGCAGGGCGCTGGAACTGGCCGCCGACCGCATCCGCGCCTATCACGTCCGCCAGATGCCCGAAGATGCGCGCTGGACCGATCCCGAGGGCGCGACGCTTGGCTGGCGCTGGAACGCGGTGTCGGCGGCGGGGCTCTACGTGCCGGGCGGGCTGGCCTCCTATCCCTCCTCGGTGCTGATGAACGCGATCCCGGCGCAGGTCGCGGGGGTGGAGCATCTGGTGATCTGCGCGCCCACGCCCGACGGGGTGGCGAACCCGCTGGTGCTTCTGGCGGCACAGCTTTCGGGGGTGGAGACGATCTATCGCATCGGGGGCGCGCAGGCGATTGCCGCGATGGCCTACGGGACGGAAACGATTGCGCCCGTGGACAAGATCACCGGCCCCGGCAATGCGTTCGTCGCCGCCGCCAAGCGCCGCGTCTTCGGGCGCGTGGGCATCGACATGATCGCGGGCCCGTCCGAGATCCTCGTGATCGCGGATCGCGACAATGATCCCGACTGGATCGCCACCGACCTGCTCAGCCAGGCCGAACACGACGAAAGCGCGCAAAGCATTCTCATCACCGACGATGCCGCCTTCGGGCGCGCCGTGGCCCAGGCCGTTGAAACCCAACTCGAAACCCTGCCGCGCGCCGCCATTGCCGGGCCGTCGTGGCGCGACAACGGCGCGATCATCTTGGTCCGCGACCTCGATCAGGCCGCCACCCTGTCGGACCGGATCGCCCCCGAGCATCTGGAGCTTTGCGTCGCCGATCCCGACGCCCTGTTCGACAAGATCACACATGCGGGTGCCGTTTTCCTCGGCCAATGGACTCCCGAAGCCATCGGCGATTACATCGGCGGGCCGAACCACGTGTTGCCCACCGCGCGGTCCGCGCGCTTTTCCTCTGGGCTGAATGTGCTGGATTTCATGAAGAAGACGACCCTTGCCCGCATGAACCCCGACGCGCTCAAGGCCATCGGCCCCGCGGCGGAGATCCTCGCGACCTCCGAAGGTCTCGGCGCCCATGCGGCCTCCGTGCGCGCGCGTCTCGATCGCCTGAACCGGGAGGGGGAGGTTTGA
- a CDS encoding GNAT family N-acetyltransferase, whose product MALSHRPLTAADAEVFAALRLEGIEAFPEAFLLTAAEARSAPPDRVAAQLDSGRLHGCFDGVTLIGFGGLEFHPWAMASHRAHIGPFYVTGCRHGSDAALSLMAYFEDLALARGVTQLELWVAAANTRARAFYTKLGYRGVGQMPAAVVMDGTPRDDIFMVRTLSEPRPTPGPDGMRRLGPGDWKAFHDIRTEMLTLATHSFGTMPAEWAARAPDEVVDWMGKTHLWAVVEGGRVLSCLGWHRFPGQVQAHRGHIVAVYTRPEARQKGHFRALLNAAKAEAADDGIIQFELDVGADNKSARAAYEAHGFTVTGGIPRALNHGGHIHNQLYMVCPLANG is encoded by the coding sequence ATGGCGCTTAGCCACCGGCCCCTGACCGCCGCCGATGCGGAGGTCTTTGCCGCCCTGCGCCTTGAGGGAATCGAGGCCTTCCCCGAAGCCTTCCTCCTGACCGCGGCAGAGGCGCGCTCGGCCCCTCCGGACCGCGTGGCCGCGCAATTGGACAGCGGACGCCTCCATGGCTGTTTCGACGGCGTCACCCTGATCGGCTTTGGGGGGCTGGAGTTTCATCCCTGGGCCATGGCGTCCCACCGCGCCCATATCGGCCCGTTCTACGTCACCGGGTGCCGTCACGGCTCCGACGCCGCGCTGTCGCTGATGGCGTATTTCGAGGATCTCGCCCTCGCGCGCGGTGTGACGCAGTTGGAGCTTTGGGTGGCCGCCGCCAATACCCGCGCGCGGGCCTTCTACACCAAGCTCGGCTATCGCGGTGTCGGCCAGATGCCCGCGGCCGTCGTGATGGATGGCACGCCGCGCGACGACATCTTCATGGTCCGCACGCTTTCCGAACCCCGCCCGACGCCCGGCCCCGACGGTATGCGTCGTCTTGGTCCGGGTGACTGGAAGGCGTTCCACGACATCCGCACCGAGATGCTGACATTGGCCACGCACAGCTTCGGCACCATGCCCGCGGAATGGGCCGCCCGGGCCCCGGACGAGGTCGTGGACTGGATGGGCAAGACGCATCTTTGGGCCGTCGTCGAAGGGGGCCGCGTCCTGTCCTGCCTTGGCTGGCACCGCTTCCCCGGCCAGGTCCAGGCCCACCGTGGCCATATCGTCGCCGTCTACACGCGGCCCGAAGCGCGCCAGAAGGGCCATTTCCGCGCGCTTCTCAACGCCGCCAAGGCAGAGGCCGCTGACGACGGCATTATCCAGTTCGAGCTGGACGTGGGCGCCGACAACAAATCCGCGCGCGCCGCCTACGAGGCCCATGGATTCACCGTGACCGGCGGCATTCCCCGCGCGCTGAACCATGGCGGTCACATCCACAACCAGCTTTATATGGTCTGCCCCCTCGCAAACGGTTGA
- a CDS encoding DUF2948 family protein, with the protein MASDDQPRDARFEDADDAPVALRALEAADVPVISALVQDAVFPITEMGYDRKARRFAILLNRFRWEERGRGDPQRVQAVLAIEDVLAVATQGIDRADTDTILSLLALEWEPSEDGMGRLTLVLAGDGAVAVDVEALELTLKDVTKPYIAPSGHAPDHGA; encoded by the coding sequence ATGGCGTCTGACGATCAGCCCCGGGATGCCCGGTTCGAGGATGCCGATGACGCGCCAGTCGCCCTGCGCGCACTGGAGGCCGCGGATGTCCCCGTGATCTCCGCCCTCGTGCAGGACGCGGTCTTTCCGATCACCGAGATGGGCTATGACCGCAAGGCGCGCCGCTTCGCGATCCTGCTCAACCGGTTCCGCTGGGAGGAGCGGGGGCGCGGCGATCCGCAACGAGTGCAGGCCGTCCTCGCGATCGAAGACGTGCTGGCGGTTGCCACGCAGGGTATCGACCGGGCCGATACGGACACGATCCTGTCGCTTCTTGCCCTTGAATGGGAGCCGTCCGAAGATGGCATGGGCCGCCTGACCCTCGTGCTGGCGGGTGACGGCGCGGTGGCGGTGGATGTGGAAGCGTTGGAGCTGACCCTGAAGGACGTCACCAAGCCCTATATCGCGCCCTCGGGCCACGCGCCGGACCATGGCGCTTAG
- the murA gene encoding UDP-N-acetylglucosamine 1-carboxyvinyltransferase, with the protein MDRIVVTGNGPLSGQIPIAGAKNTCLKLMCAALLSDEPLTLTNVPRLSDVATLSELLESLGVEVGRLNEGQTLALSAANLTSHLAHYDIVRKLRASFNVLGPMIGRTGEAIVSLPGGCAIGARAVDFHITGLEKMGAKVELKDGYVHASGDLRGAEVEFPFPSVGATENVMCAAVRAKGTTVIKNAAREPDTKALADCLIAMGADIEGAGTETMVIRGVDRLHGTTHRVITDRIELGTYMVAPGIAGGEVECLGGSRDLVASLCDKMEQAGLEITETEAGLKVRHPGGRLKAVDVTTAPFPGFPTDLQAQFMAMMCFAEGTAVLEETIFENRFMHAPELIRMGAKIEVHGNTARVTGVETLKGAPVMATDLRASVSLILAGLAAEGETVVNRVYHLDRGYEQLVRKLRGVGANVERLNDGV; encoded by the coding sequence ATGGACAGAATTGTGGTGACCGGCAACGGGCCGCTCAGCGGGCAGATCCCGATTGCGGGCGCAAAGAACACTTGCCTGAAACTGATGTGCGCGGCTTTGCTCAGCGATGAGCCGCTGACGCTCACCAACGTGCCGCGCCTGTCGGATGTCGCCACGCTGAGCGAGCTTCTCGAAAGCCTCGGCGTGGAAGTCGGTCGCCTGAACGAGGGACAGACCCTCGCCCTGTCGGCGGCCAACCTGACCTCGCATCTGGCCCATTACGACATCGTGCGCAAACTGCGCGCCTCCTTCAACGTGCTCGGCCCCATGATCGGCCGGACGGGGGAGGCGATCGTCTCACTGCCCGGCGGATGTGCCATAGGCGCGCGGGCCGTGGATTTCCACATCACGGGGTTGGAGAAGATGGGGGCCAAGGTCGAGCTGAAGGATGGCTACGTCCATGCCTCGGGCGACCTGAGAGGGGCGGAGGTCGAATTTCCCTTCCCCTCCGTGGGTGCCACGGAAAACGTCATGTGCGCCGCCGTGCGCGCCAAGGGCACGACCGTGATCAAGAACGCCGCCCGCGAACCCGACACCAAGGCACTGGCCGATTGCCTGATCGCCATGGGCGCCGATATCGAAGGCGCGGGGACGGAGACGATGGTGATCCGCGGCGTCGACCGCCTGCACGGCACCACCCATCGCGTGATCACCGACCGGATCGAGTTGGGCACCTACATGGTCGCCCCCGGCATCGCGGGCGGAGAGGTCGAATGCCTGGGCGGCAGCCGCGATCTGGTCGCCTCCCTGTGCGACAAGATGGAACAGGCGGGGCTGGAGATCACGGAAACCGAGGCCGGGCTGAAGGTCCGGCACCCCGGCGGCCGGCTGAAGGCGGTCGATGTCACCACCGCTCCGTTCCCCGGATTTCCCACCGATCTTCAGGCGCAATTCATGGCGATGATGTGCTTTGCCGAAGGCACGGCGGTTCTGGAAGAGACGATATTCGAGAACCGCTTCATGCATGCGCCCGAACTGATCCGCATGGGCGCGAAGATTGAGGTTCACGGAAACACGGCCCGCGTGACGGGCGTGGAAACGCTCAAGGGCGCGCCAGTGATGGCGACCGATCTGCGCGCCTCGGTGTCGCTGATCCTCGCCGGGCTCGCGGCAGAGGGGGAGACGGTGGTGAACCGCGTCTATCACCTGGATCGCGGCTATGAACAATTAGTGCGCAAGCTGCGCGGCGTCGGCGCGAATGTGGAGCGGTTGAACGATGGCGTCTGA
- a CDS encoding RraA family protein translates to MADIPQDLLALLRRVDTPTVCNAIEVVQGRRGFNRFTRGTMQHSKPGDPPIVGRARTARIAGLAPPTEDPATIRARRMEYFRSMAGGDGPTAAVVEDLDYPNCIAGWWGEVHVAVHKGLGLAGAVTNGVMRDLDVIDDGFPVLTGSIGVSHGFVHVVDIGGPVRVMGLEVRQGELIHADRHGALVVPEEVIGGLKQGIETVMASEAIVLDPARSGDFDIDKLAETWAKFEAART, encoded by the coding sequence ATGGCTGATATTCCGCAGGATCTTCTGGCGCTCCTGCGGCGCGTCGATACGCCGACCGTGTGCAACGCGATCGAGGTCGTGCAGGGTCGCCGCGGCTTCAACCGTTTCACGCGCGGCACGATGCAGCATTCCAAACCGGGCGATCCGCCCATCGTGGGCCGCGCCAGAACCGCGCGCATCGCCGGGTTGGCCCCGCCGACCGAAGACCCGGCCACGATCCGCGCCCGGCGCATGGAGTATTTCCGCTCCATGGCCGGGGGCGATGGCCCCACCGCCGCGGTGGTCGAGGACCTCGATTACCCCAATTGCATCGCTGGCTGGTGGGGGGAGGTTCACGTCGCCGTCCACAAGGGCCTTGGCTTGGCCGGTGCCGTCACCAACGGCGTGATGCGCGATCTCGACGTGATCGACGACGGCTTCCCGGTTCTCACCGGATCCATCGGCGTCAGCCACGGCTTTGTCCACGTGGTCGATATTGGCGGGCCGGTCCGGGTCATGGGCCTTGAGGTGCGGCAGGGCGAGTTGATCCACGCCGACCGCCACGGTGCGCTTGTCGTCCCGGAGGAGGTGATAGGCGGCCTCAAGCAGGGGATCGAGACGGTCATGGCCAGCGAAGCCATCGTGCTCGACCCCGCCCGCTCGGGCGATTTCGACATCGACAAGCTGGCCGAGACCTGGGCCAAATTCGAAGCCGCCCGCACCTGA
- a CDS encoding cupin domain-containing protein codes for MKDLSQSQMEQNIVRYGDLRPCKTAFIDAHTPGSDQKENFTIIGGGVSESADQHVHITDKIGFNIGAAGQPPKCRNSLHSHRTAEVFFVLKGRWRFFWGRHGDAGEVTLEEGDIFNIPTGIFRGFENIGDDYGMIMAILGGDDAGGGVIWAPQVIEDAADHGLVLAETGRLYDTKKGQALPDGVKPMPLLTEEELKAFPESTTADVVPNYVARYWDMVALSDRKPALVIGENGMLRDKPGFEVGFLTRGSAKTEMHRHDRASVLMPVKGHWRVEWAANETYGAGAATLAPGDTMNVPANLDHTAYPSMTGEAAMFHVVATDDAAGSTWNG; via the coding sequence ATGAAAGACCTCAGCCAATCCCAGATGGAGCAGAACATCGTCCGCTACGGCGACCTGCGCCCCTGCAAGACCGCCTTCATCGACGCCCATACCCCGGGCAGCGACCAGAAGGAGAATTTCACGATCATCGGCGGCGGGGTCAGCGAAAGCGCGGATCAGCACGTCCATATCACCGACAAGATCGGCTTCAATATCGGCGCGGCGGGCCAGCCGCCCAAATGCCGCAACTCGCTCCATTCCCACCGCACGGCGGAAGTGTTCTTCGTCCTCAAGGGCCGCTGGCGGTTCTTCTGGGGCCGCCATGGCGACGCGGGCGAGGTGACGCTGGAAGAGGGCGACATCTTCAACATCCCGACCGGCATTTTCCGGGGGTTCGAGAATATCGGCGACGATTACGGGATGATCATGGCCATCCTCGGCGGCGACGACGCCGGTGGCGGCGTGATCTGGGCGCCCCAGGTGATCGAGGATGCGGCCGATCACGGGCTGGTCCTGGCTGAGACCGGGCGTCTTTACGACACCAAGAAGGGGCAGGCGCTGCCCGACGGCGTGAAGCCCATGCCGCTTCTCACCGAGGAGGAGCTGAAGGCGTTCCCCGAATCCACAACGGCGGATGTGGTGCCGAACTACGTCGCGCGCTACTGGGACATGGTGGCCTTGTCAGACCGCAAACCGGCGCTGGTGATCGGTGAGAACGGAATGCTGCGCGACAAGCCGGGTTTCGAGGTCGGGTTCCTCACCCGCGGCTCGGCCAAAACGGAGATGCACCGCCACGACCGCGCCTCCGTCCTGATGCCGGTCAAGGGCCATTGGCGCGTCGAATGGGCGGCGAATGAGACCTATGGCGCGGGCGCGGCCACGCTGGCCCCGGGTGACACCATGAACGTGCCCGCGAACCTCGATCACACGGCCTATCCCTCGATGACGGGGGAGGCCGCGATGTTCCATGTCGTGGCCACCGACGATGCGGCCGGGTCCACTTGGAATGGCTGA
- a CDS encoding ABC transporter ATP-binding protein: MAEIRLNNLTKRWGDFIGVDDQSLHIHDEEFLVLLGPSGCGKTTTMRMIAGLEDPTDGEIWIGDRMVNDDLPKDRDVAMVFQNYGLYPHMTIFDNIAYPLKVRGTPKADIEPRVKKAAEQVELTEFLHRKPKALSGGQRQRVALARAIVRTPKVFLMDEPLSNLDAKLRVTMRAELKHLSRALQITTVYVTHDQIEAMTLADRVAVMRHGIIQQLGTPDDIYNDPANVFVAGFIGSPAMNLINGSVQSGMFVTTGGTRLVGIGGPDRASAILGVRADDMSVHEAGQGDIDVKIYAFENTGESTLLTVQWGKQRVIARGDRHLRKEQDDIVGIKLNPDHLYLFDPESGDRIRIGA, encoded by the coding sequence ATGGCTGAAATCCGGCTCAACAACCTCACCAAGCGCTGGGGCGATTTCATCGGTGTCGACGACCAGTCGCTGCACATCCATGACGAGGAATTCCTGGTCCTGCTCGGCCCGTCGGGCTGCGGCAAGACCACCACCATGCGCATGATCGCGGGGCTCGAAGACCCCACGGATGGGGAAATCTGGATCGGCGACCGCATGGTCAATGACGACCTTCCCAAGGATCGCGACGTGGCCATGGTGTTCCAGAATTACGGCCTCTACCCCCACATGACGATCTTCGACAATATCGCCTATCCCTTGAAGGTGCGCGGCACCCCCAAGGCCGATATCGAGCCGCGCGTGAAGAAGGCCGCCGAACAGGTTGAATTGACGGAGTTTTTGCACCGCAAGCCCAAGGCGCTGTCAGGTGGTCAACGGCAGCGCGTGGCGCTCGCGCGCGCCATCGTGCGCACGCCCAAGGTGTTCTTGATGGATGAGCCGCTCAGCAACCTCGACGCCAAGCTGCGCGTGACCATGCGGGCGGAGCTGAAACACCTCTCCCGCGCGCTCCAGATCACCACGGTCTACGTCACCCATGACCAGATCGAGGCGATGACACTCGCCGACCGCGTCGCCGTCATGCGCCACGGGATCATCCAGCAACTCGGAACGCCGGACGACATCTACAACGACCCCGCCAACGTCTTCGTGGCGGGCTTCATCGGCAGCCCTGCGATGAACCTCATCAACGGCTCCGTCCAATCGGGCATGTTCGTGACCACCGGCGGCACGCGGCTGGTCGGCATCGGCGGGCCGGACCGCGCCAGCGCCATCCTCGGTGTCCGCGCCGACGATATGAGCGTGCATGAGGCCGGCCAAGGCGATATCGACGTGAAGATCTACGCCTTCGAGAATACCGGCGAAAGCACCCTTCTGACCGTGCAATGGGGCAAGCAGCGCGTGATCGCGCGCGGCGACCGGCATCTGCGCAAGGAACAGGACGATATCGTGGGCATCAAGCTGAACCCCGATCATCTTTATCTCTTCGATCCCGAGAGCGGGGATCGCATCCGCATTGGAGCGTGA